The Thermoflavifilum sp. genome contains a region encoding:
- a CDS encoding SCO family protein: MHHTNQNMHRWRLLLLAWPVAIIVVSGLLYAAVQHHETLPVYGQVEGWNASPADTQQVSHYVFINPRHQRVSFKSFPGKILVVNFFFTRCPNVCPRMMHDLTDVVQHFTTDDRVQFISLTVDPEYDTPERLQHYASAMQLPTQHWELLTGDKTKIYRAAVVGFHVSASSGNGDVPDFIHTDKIMLVDTEGRIRGYYSGIVKREMDLLIQDIKKLEHE; encoded by the coding sequence ATGCATCACACAAACCAAAACATGCATCGCTGGAGATTGTTGCTTCTTGCCTGGCCTGTTGCCATCATTGTAGTATCTGGATTACTATATGCAGCTGTTCAGCACCACGAAACATTACCCGTGTACGGGCAGGTGGAGGGATGGAATGCATCGCCAGCAGATACGCAACAGGTCAGTCACTATGTATTTATCAATCCCCGGCATCAACGTGTGAGCTTCAAGAGTTTTCCAGGTAAAATTCTTGTCGTGAATTTTTTCTTCACGCGATGCCCGAATGTATGTCCACGGATGATGCACGATTTGACGGATGTAGTGCAGCATTTCACCACGGATGATCGGGTACAGTTTATTTCATTGACTGTTGACCCGGAATATGATACACCTGAAAGGTTGCAGCATTATGCTTCGGCTATGCAGTTACCTACGCAGCACTGGGAGCTGCTCACTGGCGATAAAACGAAGATTTATCGGGCGGCTGTGGTGGGGTTCCATGTGAGTGCATCTTCGGGTAATGGCGATGTACCTGATTTTATTCATACCGATAAAATTATGCTGGTCGATACAGAAGGTCGTATTCGGGGATATTACAGCGGTATTGTAAAACGTGAAATGGATTTATTAATACAGGATATTAAAAAGCTGGAACATGAATAA
- the purL gene encoding phosphoribosylformylglycinamidine synthase subunit PurL yields MQEITVETALQLGLTAEEFARIEQLLGRKPNFTELSMFSVMWSEHCSYKNSIRWLKTLPREGGRLLAKAGEENAGLVDIGEGYACVFKIESHNHPSAIEPFQGAATGVGGIHRDIFTMGARPIAALNSLRFGQLSEAKTRHLLRGVVAGIGHYGNCLGVATVGGEVYFDACYHTNPLVNAMSVGLVKIGHTVSAIATGEGNPVMIVGSETGKDGIGGAAFASANITEESVEDLPAVQVGDPFQEKKLLEACLEAVATGALIGMQDMGAAGITCSTSEMSAKGKHGMRIDLSLVPTRQQGMKAWEILISESQERMLIVVKKGREQEVKQIFEKWDLHCVQIGEVTREPQLEFYFQGRLEASLPADSLVVGGGAPVYERAYRRPAYLDACQAFDMHQVSEPSPEELLQLAKALTCLPSIASKKWIYEQYDRLVGTANITAYAPADAALVWAKPTRKVLALTTDCNSLYVFADPCKGTQIAVAEAARNIVCSGGIPLAITNCLNFGNPYDPEVYYQFVQAIEGMRTACEAFQTPVTGGNVSFYNQSPDGPIYPTPVIGMLGLLESHEAMMTLHFKQPGDRIYLLGQSRNDVGCSAYVYALKKIRYSNCPHFDLQEELQLQQILQRLIQARLIQSAHDVSEGGLWITLLESAMAGKLGMQVFADPAVRRDAFWFGESQSRVVVTVKPEDEPYFLQTIQHFPHQLLGEVRADQQVWVEYQYWGELRAWAQAYDQAIARYMDSETTTMHPIL; encoded by the coding sequence ATGCAAGAGATTACTGTTGAGACAGCGCTACAATTAGGATTGACTGCCGAAGAGTTTGCACGTATTGAGCAGTTGCTGGGTCGCAAGCCCAATTTCACCGAACTCAGCATGTTTTCTGTGATGTGGAGTGAGCATTGTAGTTATAAAAACTCAATTCGCTGGTTGAAAACCCTGCCTCGTGAAGGTGGCCGTCTGCTGGCGAAAGCCGGAGAAGAGAATGCCGGACTGGTGGATATCGGCGAAGGATATGCCTGTGTATTTAAAATTGAATCGCATAACCATCCTTCCGCTATTGAACCTTTTCAGGGTGCTGCCACAGGCGTGGGTGGTATCCATCGCGATATTTTTACGATGGGGGCCCGTCCCATTGCTGCACTGAATTCGCTTCGTTTTGGCCAGCTCTCGGAAGCAAAGACCCGTCACCTGCTGCGGGGAGTGGTGGCTGGCATCGGGCATTATGGCAATTGCCTGGGCGTTGCAACGGTTGGTGGAGAAGTGTATTTTGATGCCTGTTACCATACCAATCCCCTGGTGAATGCCATGAGCGTGGGGCTCGTGAAAATTGGACATACGGTTTCGGCTATTGCCACCGGCGAGGGAAATCCCGTGATGATTGTAGGCTCGGAAACCGGAAAAGACGGCATTGGCGGGGCTGCTTTTGCTTCGGCCAATATCACCGAAGAAAGCGTGGAAGATCTTCCCGCTGTACAGGTAGGCGACCCGTTTCAGGAAAAAAAATTACTGGAAGCCTGTCTGGAAGCGGTGGCTACCGGTGCGCTCATCGGCATGCAAGACATGGGCGCAGCAGGAATTACCTGTTCTACGTCTGAAATGAGCGCCAAAGGCAAGCATGGCATGCGCATTGACCTTTCTCTGGTGCCCACACGCCAGCAGGGCATGAAAGCCTGGGAAATCCTGATCAGTGAAAGCCAGGAACGCATGCTTATTGTAGTGAAAAAAGGGCGCGAGCAGGAAGTGAAGCAAATTTTCGAAAAATGGGACCTGCATTGCGTACAAATCGGAGAAGTTACGCGGGAACCACAGCTGGAGTTTTATTTTCAGGGTCGGCTGGAAGCTTCATTACCGGCCGATAGCCTTGTCGTTGGTGGGGGTGCACCCGTGTATGAACGCGCATATCGCCGACCTGCTTACCTGGATGCTTGTCAGGCTTTTGATATGCACCAAGTCTCCGAGCCTTCACCCGAAGAGCTTTTACAGCTGGCTAAAGCGTTGACCTGCCTTCCTTCTATCGCATCCAAAAAATGGATTTACGAACAATACGATCGCCTGGTAGGTACGGCTAATATTACAGCCTATGCCCCTGCCGATGCTGCACTGGTATGGGCTAAACCTACCCGGAAAGTGCTGGCTTTAACTACCGACTGCAACAGCCTGTATGTATTTGCTGATCCCTGCAAAGGCACACAGATCGCCGTAGCCGAAGCCGCTCGAAATATCGTTTGTAGCGGCGGTATACCACTGGCTATCACCAATTGCTTGAATTTTGGTAACCCGTACGATCCTGAAGTGTATTACCAGTTTGTGCAGGCCATTGAGGGCATGAGAACAGCCTGTGAAGCTTTTCAAACACCGGTAACCGGCGGCAACGTAAGCTTTTATAACCAGTCGCCCGATGGCCCCATTTATCCTACGCCGGTGATTGGAATGCTGGGTCTGCTGGAATCGCACGAAGCTATGATGACCCTGCACTTCAAGCAGCCCGGCGATCGAATTTACCTGCTGGGTCAGTCCAGAAATGATGTGGGCTGTTCGGCTTATGTGTATGCCCTGAAAAAAATCAGGTACAGCAATTGTCCACATTTCGATTTACAGGAAGAATTGCAGCTGCAACAAATTTTGCAACGCTTGATACAGGCCAGGCTCATACAGTCGGCCCATGATGTAAGTGAAGGAGGCCTATGGATTACCTTGCTGGAATCGGCAATGGCCGGAAAACTGGGCATGCAGGTGTTTGCAGATCCGGCTGTTCGCAGAGATGCTTTCTGGTTCGGAGAATCCCAGAGCCGCGTGGTGGTTACTGTAAAGCCCGAGGATGAACCTTATTTTTTGCAAACCATCCAGCATTTTCCACACCAGTTGCTGGGTGAAGTGCGTGCCGATCAGCAAGTCTGGGTAGAATACCAGTACTGGGGTGAACTTAGAGCGTGGGCACAAGCATACGATCAGGCTATTGCCCGTTATATGGATTCGGAAACAACAACGATGCATCCTATTTTGTAA
- the infC gene encoding translation initiation factor IF-3, with the protein MQKRTPHLSPRKKDTSEFRINHMIRAREVRVVGDNVETGIYPLDEALRMAEEQGLDLVEISPNANPPVCKIIDYNKFLYERRKKEKEIKAKSAKSEVKELRFTPNTDDHDFEFKLRHAEKFLKEGNKVKAYVQFKGRAIMFKERGELILLKLAERLAEVGTLEGMPKLEGRRMHAVIAPKSTKKKS; encoded by the coding sequence ATGCAAAAACGTACGCCTCATCTATCTCCCAGAAAGAAAGACACATCTGAATTTCGCATTAACCACATGATACGCGCACGCGAGGTACGTGTGGTAGGCGATAATGTAGAAACCGGCATTTATCCTCTGGATGAAGCCCTGCGCATGGCCGAAGAACAGGGGCTTGATCTGGTGGAGATTTCACCCAATGCCAATCCGCCGGTATGCAAAATCATTGATTACAACAAGTTCCTGTATGAACGCCGCAAGAAAGAAAAAGAAATCAAAGCCAAGTCTGCGAAGAGTGAAGTAAAGGAGCTTCGGTTCACGCCTAATACCGATGATCATGATTTTGAATTCAAGCTTCGCCATGCTGAGAAATTTTTAAAAGAAGGCAACAAAGTAAAGGCTTATGTGCAGTTTAAAGGGCGGGCCATTATGTTCAAAGAACGTGGAGAACTGATATTGCTGAAACTTGCCGAACGGCTTGCCGAAGTGGGTACACTGGAAGGTATGCCCAAGCTGGAAGGGCGGCGCATGCATGCCGTCATAGCTCCAAAAAGTACAAAGAAGAAATCCTGA
- a CDS encoding cbb3-type cytochrome c oxidase subunit I → MKISHWLRNVILTELFIPITLLIVGIYHGLMQTVYRAGLIHQSSFAGLDYYQGLTLHGVINALVLTTFFAVAFGHATIAYFLKNEPRKQPTKISMWLMIAGTAMAAWAMFAGKADVLYTFYPPLKAHPLFYLGLAVMIVGSWIPLFDWVGLLKSWRASHTGEKVPLAVWGTIINFIIWFTCTLSVAYEVLFMLLPWSLGWKATINVALARTLFWFFGHALVYFWLLPAYVMYYAFLPRLAGGKLYSDLVGRITFAIFLIFSVPVGVHHQFSDPSIEPNTKLTQSLLTFGVALPSFLTAFTMFATLEYAGRKNGGKGLFGWIGRLPFFDSSRYLFSYFICGLILFIFGGFTGIVNASYELNAVVHNTAFLPGHFHMTVAGPVILAMLGMSVHLVSQLKGKKVFAPALNTIVPYLWMIGVFIFSAGLMWGGLQGEPRRTNLGLSYLNPKSDLFHPQWVPDTLLTMCGGFIMFLAGIFFFIVFFGTFFRRKTQEADQLEFPVSEALHDERIIPLFNDLRPWVILMVLVILIAYIPAILDVFRFAGPGAPPHLPNSPVPGL, encoded by the coding sequence ATGAAAATCAGTCACTGGTTACGCAATGTAATACTAACGGAATTGTTTATTCCCATTACCTTATTGATTGTGGGCATTTACCACGGGCTCATGCAAACCGTGTATCGAGCCGGGCTCATTCATCAGTCCTCATTTGCAGGGCTGGATTATTATCAGGGACTCACACTACATGGTGTGATCAATGCACTGGTGCTCACGACTTTCTTTGCTGTAGCCTTCGGGCATGCTACGATTGCTTATTTTTTGAAGAACGAGCCTCGCAAGCAACCCACAAAGATTTCCATGTGGCTGATGATTGCTGGAACAGCTATGGCGGCATGGGCCATGTTTGCCGGTAAGGCCGATGTACTGTATACTTTTTATCCTCCCCTGAAAGCTCATCCGCTTTTTTATTTAGGGCTTGCCGTGATGATTGTCGGATCATGGATTCCGCTGTTCGACTGGGTAGGATTGTTGAAGAGCTGGAGGGCCAGTCATACGGGAGAAAAAGTTCCGCTGGCTGTATGGGGAACGATTATCAATTTTATTATCTGGTTTACGTGTACCCTGTCTGTAGCTTATGAAGTATTGTTTATGTTGTTGCCCTGGTCGTTGGGCTGGAAAGCCACTATCAATGTGGCGCTGGCACGTACGCTGTTCTGGTTTTTTGGTCATGCGCTGGTGTATTTCTGGCTGTTGCCGGCTTATGTGATGTATTATGCCTTTTTACCCAGGCTGGCCGGTGGAAAGCTCTATTCCGATCTGGTGGGGCGTATCACGTTTGCCATCTTTTTGATTTTCTCGGTGCCGGTGGGCGTCCATCATCAGTTCAGCGATCCCAGCATTGAGCCGAATACCAAACTAACGCAGTCGCTGCTCACTTTTGGCGTAGCCCTTCCCAGCTTTTTAACAGCGTTTACGATGTTTGCCACGCTGGAGTATGCCGGACGCAAAAATGGTGGAAAGGGCTTATTCGGATGGATAGGCCGATTGCCATTTTTCGACAGCAGCAGGTATCTATTTTCCTATTTTATCTGTGGATTGATTCTTTTCATATTCGGTGGATTTACGGGTATCGTGAATGCTTCGTATGAATTGAATGCTGTGGTACATAATACCGCCTTCTTGCCGGGGCATTTTCACATGACGGTAGCTGGACCCGTTATTCTGGCCATGCTGGGTATGAGTGTGCATCTGGTGAGTCAGTTAAAAGGTAAAAAGGTGTTTGCACCCGCTTTGAATACCATTGTGCCTTATTTGTGGATGATAGGTGTGTTTATTTTCTCAGCCGGCTTAATGTGGGGTGGTCTGCAGGGTGAACCGCGTCGTACCAATCTGGGCTTGAGCTATTTAAATCCGAAAAGCGATTTATTTCATCCACAGTGGGTGCCCGATACGTTGTTGACCATGTGTGGTGGATTCATCATGTTTCTTGCGGGGATATTTTTCTTCATCGTATTCTTTGGAACATTTTTCCGGAGAAAAACGCAGGAAGCCGATCAGCTGGAATTCCCCGTGAGTGAGGCCCTTCACGATGAAAGGATAATACCCCTGTTTAATGATTTGCGACCCTGGGTCATCTTGATGGTACTGGTCATATTGATTGCCTATATACCGGCCATTCTTGACGTATTCCGGTTTGCAGGTCCAGGCGCTCCGCCTCATTTGCCCAATAGTCCCGTGCCTGGCCTGTAA
- the thrS gene encoding threonine--tRNA ligase codes for MSAHTIQITFPDGAVRNYPAGVTGLDIARSISEGLAREVLAVKVNDEVWDATRPIEQDARIRLLTWQDPEGKATFWHSSAHLMAEALESLFPGVKFGIGPAIEQGFYYDVDLGGQQLAEADIRALERKMAELAQRKSTYVRKPVAKADAIAYFKQKGDPYKLELLEDLPDGQITFYTQGNFTDLCRGPHIPHTGFIKAVKITNVAGAYWRGDEHKPMLTRIYGISFPSQKELDAYLHWLEEAKKRDHRKLGRELELFTFSEQVGMGLPLWLPRGTIIREQLQAFLHDVQVAQGYQFVVTPHIANKNLYVISGHYEKYGESSFQPMKTPQEGEEFMLKPMNCPHHIEIYRSAPRSYRDLPIRIAEFGTVYRYEQSGELHGLTRVRGFTQDDAHLFCRPDQVKQEFEKVIDLVLYVLQTLHFKDFTAQISLRDQHDHSKYIGSEESWQQAEQAIVEAVQEKQLPAVVEYGEAAFYGPKLDFMVRDALGRKWQLGTIQVDYNLPERFQLEYVGADNQKHRPVMIHRAPFGSLERFVALLIEHCAGNFPLWLAPVQAIVLPITDKVMDYARELMTEGQRAGLRMALDERNEKIGKKIRDAETQKIPYMWIVGEKEMQQHQISLRKHMKGDQGNMGVSDVIRKLQTEITEKQFEL; via the coding sequence ATGAGTGCACATACCATTCAAATCACATTTCCCGATGGAGCCGTACGCAATTATCCGGCCGGAGTAACCGGACTGGACATTGCACGTTCTATCAGTGAAGGACTGGCTCGCGAGGTGCTGGCCGTGAAAGTAAACGATGAAGTGTGGGATGCAACCCGACCCATTGAACAGGATGCACGTATCCGTTTACTCACCTGGCAAGATCCCGAGGGCAAGGCCACGTTCTGGCATTCTTCGGCACATCTGATGGCGGAAGCCCTGGAAAGCTTATTTCCGGGCGTGAAATTCGGCATAGGCCCTGCTATTGAACAGGGATTTTATTATGATGTGGATCTGGGAGGTCAACAACTTGCCGAGGCCGATATCCGCGCCCTGGAACGGAAGATGGCCGAACTGGCGCAGCGAAAATCTACCTATGTACGCAAGCCCGTAGCCAAAGCCGATGCCATTGCCTATTTCAAACAAAAGGGTGATCCGTATAAACTGGAATTGTTAGAAGATTTGCCCGACGGGCAAATCACTTTTTATACCCAGGGCAATTTCACCGACCTGTGTCGGGGCCCACATATTCCGCATACTGGCTTCATCAAGGCCGTCAAAATCACCAATGTGGCCGGTGCATACTGGCGTGGTGATGAACATAAGCCCATGCTAACGCGGATTTACGGCATCAGCTTTCCATCTCAAAAAGAACTGGATGCTTATCTACATTGGTTAGAGGAGGCTAAAAAACGCGATCATCGCAAATTAGGCAGGGAACTTGAATTGTTTACCTTTTCAGAACAGGTGGGGATGGGCCTCCCCCTGTGGTTGCCCCGGGGTACCATTATTCGCGAACAGCTGCAGGCTTTTTTACACGATGTACAGGTTGCACAGGGCTACCAATTTGTTGTTACGCCACATATCGCAAATAAAAATCTATATGTGATTTCAGGGCATTATGAGAAATACGGTGAGAGCAGCTTTCAGCCCATGAAAACGCCCCAGGAGGGAGAGGAGTTTATGCTCAAGCCCATGAATTGTCCGCATCACATTGAAATCTATCGATCCGCTCCCCGATCATACCGGGATTTACCGATTCGAATCGCCGAATTTGGTACGGTATATCGATATGAACAAAGCGGTGAATTACATGGCCTTACACGCGTACGGGGCTTTACACAGGATGATGCCCATCTGTTTTGTCGGCCTGATCAAGTAAAACAGGAATTCGAAAAAGTGATTGATCTGGTACTCTACGTATTGCAAACGTTGCATTTCAAAGATTTTACCGCACAGATTTCGCTGCGCGACCAGCACGACCATAGCAAATACATTGGCAGTGAAGAAAGCTGGCAACAGGCTGAACAGGCCATCGTGGAGGCCGTTCAGGAAAAACAGCTGCCTGCGGTTGTGGAATATGGCGAAGCGGCATTTTACGGTCCTAAACTCGATTTTATGGTACGCGATGCCCTGGGCCGAAAATGGCAGCTGGGCACCATTCAGGTGGATTATAACTTACCAGAACGTTTTCAACTGGAATATGTGGGGGCCGATAACCAGAAACATAGACCCGTCATGATTCACCGCGCACCTTTTGGCTCACTGGAACGATTTGTGGCGCTGCTTATCGAACATTGTGCAGGAAATTTCCCGCTGTGGCTGGCACCTGTACAGGCCATTGTGCTGCCTATCACCGATAAGGTGATGGATTATGCTCGTGAGCTGATGACTGAAGGACAGCGTGCCGGTTTGCGCATGGCACTGGATGAACGTAACGAAAAAATTGGCAAGAAAATACGCGATGCAGAAACTCAGAAGATACCGTATATGTGGATTGTGGGCGAAAAAGAAATGCAGCAACATCAAATATCCCTTCGCAAACACATGAAAGGAGACCAGGGAAATATGGGTGTATCCGATGTCATCCGTAAATTGCAAACAGAAATCACGGAAAAACAATTCGAACTGTGA
- a CDS encoding cytochrome c produces MNKYAYSALLVFMGLCMSFRLFAADSTAVRGNADHGKQLFEQQACNSCHNINQRAVGPALAGVDQRRSLDWIVKFVRSPKAMIDAGDPTAKALYNEYHIIMPDHPALNQQDIQDILAYIDANTQAAPASSAATITAPAQVQPGYLPLSFQKNAVFFLSYLFVVLILVIVLLFAVKVKDVERSRSERRS; encoded by the coding sequence ATGAATAAGTACGCCTATAGCGCTTTGCTTGTTTTTATGGGTTTATGCATGAGTTTTCGGTTATTTGCAGCCGACTCTACAGCCGTACGCGGCAATGCCGATCACGGTAAACAATTATTTGAACAGCAGGCATGTAATTCCTGTCATAATATCAATCAACGTGCCGTAGGGCCTGCACTGGCAGGGGTGGATCAACGCCGTAGCCTCGATTGGATCGTGAAATTTGTACGTTCACCCAAAGCTATGATCGATGCCGGCGATCCCACGGCTAAGGCTCTGTACAACGAATATCATATCATCATGCCCGATCATCCGGCACTCAATCAACAGGATATTCAGGATATTCTTGCCTATATTGACGCCAATACACAGGCGGCACCTGCATCGAGTGCTGCAACCATTACCGCTCCTGCGCAGGTGCAGCCGGGATATTTGCCGCTTTCGTTTCAGAAGAATGCCGTTTTCTTTTTAAGCTATTTGTTTGTGGTATTGATTTTAGTGATTGTGCTCTTGTTCGCCGTGAAGGTAAAAGATGTAGAACGTTCCCGCAGCGAGCGGCGCAGCTGA
- a CDS encoding glutamine synthetase III: MQNLRLNALQTLMNSPAQKNSLTGKRISELFASRVFTGKVMREHLSDEAYKSLQMSIKTGTKIDRKVADQIAAGMKEWAMKQGVTHFTHWFQPMTGATAEKHDTFFTIKSDGTPIETFDGDALVQQEPDASSFPSGGLRATFEARGYTAWDPSSPAFIMDMGAGKTLCIPTVFVSYNGEALDYKGPLLKSIAALDKAATEVCNYFDRNITHVYSTLGWEQEYFVVDEALANARPDLVMCGRTVVGHAPAKGQQLEDHYFGSIPERVYAFMRDFEEEAYKLGIPLRTRHNEVAPSQFECAPVFEEVNIAVDHNLLIMDLMQKVAKRHKLKVLLHEKPFAGINGSGKHNNWSMATDTGINLLSPGKTPKTNLLFLTFFINTIKAVHDHADLLRAAIASPGNDFRLGANEAPPAIISVFIGHYLTDILHEIETRVDNKFDEQDEAILKLDLHRHIPDLLLDNTDRNRTSPFAFTGNKFEFRAVGSSANCASAMTTLNTIVAHTLSQFKQEVDVLIDKGEKKDIAILQVLRQYIIDSKRILFEGDNYSEEWQKEAERRGLPNIKTTPQALDALVSPKGKQVFIQSGVFTEKEIHARHEILLEDYIKKVQIEARVIGDLCTNYILPAAIRYQNELIKNIEGLKAAGLDQSAYQTQLNILKKISEHINVIGQQVEAMIEERKKVNKMTDTREKAIAYCDRVKAYFDTIRYHADKLEFLVDDQYWPLPKYRELLFLR, encoded by the coding sequence ATGCAAAATTTACGTTTAAATGCGCTACAAACATTGATGAACAGTCCTGCGCAGAAGAATTCGCTTACAGGCAAACGGATTTCTGAACTGTTTGCCAGCAGGGTTTTCACCGGCAAGGTCATGCGCGAACATTTGAGTGATGAAGCCTACAAGAGCTTGCAGATGTCCATTAAAACCGGCACCAAAATCGATCGCAAGGTAGCCGATCAGATTGCTGCAGGCATGAAAGAATGGGCGATGAAGCAGGGAGTCACCCATTTCACGCACTGGTTTCAGCCCATGACCGGAGCTACAGCCGAAAAGCACGATACTTTTTTCACAATTAAAAGTGACGGTACACCCATCGAAACATTCGACGGCGATGCACTCGTGCAGCAGGAGCCTGATGCTTCAAGCTTCCCCAGTGGCGGATTGCGCGCCACCTTCGAAGCCCGCGGCTATACGGCCTGGGACCCTTCTTCACCGGCGTTTATTATGGACATGGGTGCGGGTAAAACGTTGTGCATTCCTACGGTGTTTGTCTCGTACAACGGTGAAGCACTCGATTACAAAGGACCTTTGCTGAAATCTATTGCAGCACTCGATAAAGCGGCCACAGAAGTATGCAATTACTTTGATCGGAACATTACCCATGTGTATTCTACCCTCGGCTGGGAACAAGAGTATTTTGTGGTGGATGAAGCACTGGCCAATGCACGACCCGATCTGGTGATGTGTGGTCGGACAGTGGTAGGTCATGCACCTGCAAAGGGTCAACAGTTAGAAGACCATTATTTTGGCTCGATTCCTGAACGGGTGTATGCCTTCATGCGTGATTTTGAAGAGGAAGCTTACAAACTGGGTATTCCACTACGTACCCGCCATAATGAAGTGGCTCCCTCTCAGTTTGAATGTGCGCCGGTGTTTGAAGAGGTGAACATCGCAGTGGACCATAACCTGCTGATCATGGATTTGATGCAAAAAGTGGCCAAGCGACATAAATTAAAAGTGCTGCTGCATGAAAAACCTTTTGCCGGCATCAACGGAAGTGGTAAACACAACAACTGGAGCATGGCTACCGACACCGGTATCAACCTGCTTTCACCCGGTAAAACTCCTAAAACCAATTTGCTCTTCCTTACCTTTTTCATCAATACCATCAAGGCCGTGCACGACCATGCCGACTTGCTGCGTGCAGCCATTGCTTCCCCCGGTAATGATTTCCGCCTGGGTGCCAACGAGGCGCCACCGGCAATTATATCCGTGTTCATCGGTCATTATTTAACTGATATCTTGCATGAAATTGAAACAAGGGTGGATAATAAATTCGATGAACAGGACGAAGCCATTCTGAAGCTCGACCTGCATCGGCATATTCCCGATCTATTGCTCGACAATACTGATCGAAACCGAACCTCACCTTTTGCTTTTACAGGCAATAAGTTTGAATTCCGCGCCGTAGGCTCATCGGCGAACTGCGCCTCGGCTATGACCACCCTGAATACCATTGTAGCGCATACACTCAGCCAGTTTAAGCAAGAAGTGGATGTCCTGATCGACAAAGGCGAGAAAAAAGATATCGCCATTCTACAGGTGCTCCGGCAATATATCATCGACTCCAAACGAATCCTGTTTGAAGGCGACAACTACAGCGAAGAATGGCAAAAGGAAGCCGAACGCAGGGGTCTGCCGAATATCAAAACCACACCCCAGGCGCTCGATGCCCTGGTGAGTCCGAAAGGCAAACAGGTATTTATCCAATCTGGGGTATTCACGGAAAAAGAAATCCACGCCCGACACGAAATCCTGTTAGAAGACTATATTAAAAAAGTGCAGATCGAAGCGCGGGTCATCGGCGATCTGTGTACCAATTACATTTTACCGGCCGCCATTCGGTATCAGAATGAGCTCATCAAAAACATCGAGGGATTGAAAGCGGCGGGTCTCGACCAATCGGCCTATCAAACGCAATTGAATATCTTAAAGAAAATATCCGAGCATATCAACGTGATTGGCCAGCAGGTAGAAGCCATGATCGAGGAAAGGAAAAAGGTGAACAAGATGACCGACACCCGCGAAAAGGCTATCGCCTACTGCGATAGGGTAAAGGCCTATTTCGATACCATTCGCTATCATGCCGATAAGCTTGAGTTTCTGGTGGATGATCAATACTGGCCCTTGCCCAAATACCGTGAATTGCTTTTTCTGAGATAA
- the rfaD gene encoding ADP-glyceromanno-heptose 6-epimerase, whose amino-acid sequence MSTDAVQTLHSSNRITDRKDVILVTGAAGFIGSCLVKYLNELGYENLIISDDFSRPDKWKNLEGKQYLQRIDREHLLDWLAHEGWEHPIQFIFHIGARTDTTEFNRQIFERLNVQYSQQLWTYATKRQIPFLYASSAATYGDGSKGYDDDHAHIPELKPLNPYGWSKQQFDLWVLSQSITPPYWYGLKFFNVYGPNEYHKGRMASVIWHAYRQIQETGIVRLFQSHRPEYRDGEQLRDFIYVKDILKICVWCMQHLPPSGIYNAGTGQARTFYDLAKATFEAAGKPVQIQYIPIPEDIRNTYQYFTQARIEKLRRAGFQDEFYSLENGITDYVQQYLVNHQYY is encoded by the coding sequence ATGTCAACAGATGCCGTGCAAACACTTCATTCATCAAACAGGATCACCGATCGTAAAGACGTGATACTGGTTACCGGTGCCGCTGGTTTTATCGGAAGTTGCCTGGTAAAATACCTGAATGAACTCGGATACGAAAACCTGATCATCAGCGATGATTTTTCAAGGCCCGATAAATGGAAAAACTTGGAAGGTAAGCAATACCTTCAACGCATCGATCGGGAACATTTGCTGGACTGGCTTGCGCATGAAGGCTGGGAACATCCCATTCAATTTATCTTTCACATTGGCGCACGCACCGATACCACCGAATTCAATCGCCAGATTTTCGAACGACTGAATGTGCAATATTCTCAGCAGCTCTGGACTTATGCAACAAAGCGGCAGATTCCCTTTCTATATGCATCTTCCGCGGCCACTTACGGCGATGGAAGCAAAGGCTATGATGACGATCACGCACATATTCCCGAATTAAAACCCCTGAATCCATACGGCTGGTCAAAACAACAATTTGATCTCTGGGTATTGTCCCAGTCCATAACACCACCTTACTGGTACGGATTGAAATTCTTTAATGTATATGGCCCAAATGAATACCACAAGGGACGCATGGCCAGCGTAATCTGGCACGCATACCGACAAATTCAGGAAACAGGCATCGTGCGACTGTTTCAATCCCATCGCCCCGAATATCGTGATGGTGAACAACTTCGCGACTTTATCTACGTGAAAGATATTCTGAAAATCTGCGTATGGTGCATGCAACATCTTCCACCTTCAGGCATTTACAATGCAGGTACCGGACAGGCGCGTACGTTTTATGATTTAGCAAAAGCCACATTTGAAGCTGCAGGTAAACCTGTGCAAATACAATATATCCCTATACCCGAAGATATTCGCAACACCTATCAGTATTTTACTCAGGCGCGTATCGAAAAATTGCGCCGGGCAGGATTTCAGGATGAATTTTATTCTCTTGAAAATGGGATTACGGATTATGTACAGCAATACCTCGTCAATCATCAATACTATTAA